From the genome of Gorilla gorilla gorilla isolate KB3781 chromosome 4, NHGRI_mGorGor1-v2.1_pri, whole genome shotgun sequence, one region includes:
- the MRPL12 gene encoding large ribosomal subunit protein bL12m — translation MLPAAARPLWGPCLGLRAAAFRLARRQVPCVCAVRHMRSSGHQRCEALAGAPLDNAPKEYPPKIQQLVQDIASLTLLEISDLNELLKKTLKIQDVGLVPMGGVMPGAVPAAAAQEVVEEDIPIAKERTHFTVRLTEAKPVDKVKLIKEIKNYIQGINLVQAKKLVESLPQEIKANVAKAEAEKIKAALEAVGGTVVLE, via the exons ATGCTGCCGGCGGCCGCTCGCCCCCTGTGGGGGCCTTGCCTTGGGCTTCGGGCCGCTGCGTTCCGCCTTGCCAG GCGACAGGTGCCATGTGTCTGTGCCGTGCGACATATGAGGAGCAGCGGCCATCAGAGGTGTGAGGCCCTCGCTGGTGCACCCCTGGATAACGCCCCCAAGGAGTACCCCCCCAAGATACAGCAGCTGGTCCAGGACATCGCCAGCCTCACTCTCTTGGAAATCTCAGACCTCAACGAGCTCCTGAAG AAAACGTTGAAGATCCAGGATGTTGGGCTTGTGCCGATGGGTGGTGTGATGCCTGGGGCTGTCCCTGCTGCAGCAGCCCAGGAG GTGGTGGAAGAAGATATCCCCATAGCGAAAGAACGGACACATTTCACCGTCCGCCTGACTGAGGCGAAGCCCGTGGACAAAGTGAAGCTGATCAAGGAAATCAAGAACTACATCCAAGGCATCAACCTCGTCCAG GCAAAGAAGCTGGTGGAGTCCCTGCCCCAGGAAATCAAAGCCAATGTCGCCAAAGCTGAGGCGGAGAAGATCAAGGCGGCCCTGGAGGCGGTGGGCGGCACCGTGGTTCTGGAGTAG